In Silene latifolia isolate original U9 population chromosome 3, ASM4854445v1, whole genome shotgun sequence, a single window of DNA contains:
- the LOC141648096 gene encoding pre-mRNA-processing-splicing factor 8A-like, which translates to MWNGAINNDNNPMANLPPLAPPGTTSILPPPAVQPSYTVLQPPPTPQQPESAADAEARLEEKARKWMQLNSKRYGDKRKFGFVETQKEDMPPEHVRKIIRDHGDMSSKKYRHDKRVYLGALKFVPHAVYKLLENMPMPWEQVRDVKVLYHITGAITFVNEIPWVVEPIYLAQWGTMWIMMRREKRDRRHFKRMRFPPFDDEEPPLDYADNVLDVDPLEPIQLELDEEEDSAVHAWFYDHKPLVKTKLINGPSYRKWHLSLPIMATLYRFAGQLLSDLVDQNYFYLFDMESFFTAKALNMCIPGGPKFEPLYRDMEKGDEDWNEFNDINKLIIRSPLRTEYRIAFPHLYNNRPRKVRLGAYHTPMIMYIKTEDPDLPAFYYDPLIHPITAAQKDRREKKVNEEDDDGEFKLPEGVEPLLIDTQLYTDTTAAGISLLYAPRPFNMRSGRTRRAEDIPLVSEWFKEHCPPSYPVKVRVSYQKLLKCFVLNELHHRPPKAQKKKHLFRSLAATKFFQSTELDWVEAGLQVCRQGYNMLNLLIHRKNLNYLHLDYNFNLKPVKTLTTKERKKSRFGNAFHLCREILRLTKLVVDANVQFRLGNVDAFQLADGLQYIFSHVGQLTGMYRYKYRLMRQIRMCKDLKHLIYYRFNTGPVGKGPGCGFWAPMWRVWLFFLRGIVPLLERWLGNLLARQFEGRHSKGVAKTVTKQRVESHFDLELRAAVMHDVLDAMPEGIKQNKARVILQHLSEAWRCWKANIPWKVPGLPVPIENMILRYVKSKADWWTNVAHYNRERIRRGATVDKTVCRKNLGRLTRLWLKAEQERQHNYLKDGPYVTPEEAVAIYTTTVHWLESRKFSPIPFPPLSYKHDTKLLILALERLKESYSAAVRLNQQQREELGLIEQAYDNPHEALSRIKRHLLTQRAFKEVGIEFMDLYSYLIPVYEIEPLEKITDAYLDQYLWYEGDKRHLFPNWVKPADTEPPPLLVYKWCQGINNLQSIWDTSEGQCVVMLQTKFEKFFEKIDLTMLNRLLRLILDHNIADYVTAKNNVVLSYKDMSHINSYGLIRGLQFASFVVQYYGIVLDLLLLGLTRASELAGPPQMPNEFMTYWDTKVETRHPIRLYSRYIDKVHILFRFTHEEARDLIQRYLTEHPDPNNENMVGYNNKKCWPRDARMRLMKHDVNLGRSVFWDMKNRLPRSITTLEWENGFVSVYSKDNPNLLFSMSGFEVRILPKIRMTQEAFSNTKDGVWNLQNEQTKERTSVAFLRVDDEHMKVFENRVRQILMSSGSTTFTKIVNKWNTALISLMTYFREATVHTQELLDLLVKCENKIQTRVKIGLNSKMPSRFPPVIFYTPKEIGGLGMLSMGHILIPQSDLRYSKQTDVGVTHFRSGMSHEEDQLIPNLYRYIQPWESEFIDSQRVWAEYALKRQEAQSQNRRLTLEDLEDSWDRGIPRINTLFQKDRHTLAYDKGWRVRTDFKQYQVLKQNPFWWTHQRHDGKLWNLNNYRTDVIQALGGVEGILEHTLFKGTYFPTWEGLFWEKASGFEESMKYKKLTNAQRSGLNQIPNRRFTLWWSPTINRANVYVGFQVQLDLTGIFMHGKIPTLKISLIQIFRAHLWQKVHESVVMDLCQVLDQELDALEIETVQKETIHPRKSYKMNSSCADILLFAAHRWPMSKPSLVAETTDVFDQKASNKYWIDVQLRWGDYDSHDIERYTRAKFLDYTTDNMSIYPSPTGVMIGLDLAYNLHSAFGNWFPGSKPLLAQAMNKIMKSNPALYVLRERIRKGLQLYSSEPTEPYLSSQNYGEIFSNQIIWFVDDTNVYRVTIHKTFEGNLTTKPINGAIFIFNPRTGQLFLKVIHTTVWAGQKRLGQLAKWKTAEEVAALVRSLPVEEQPKQIIVTRKGMLDPLEVHLLDFPNIVIKGSELQLPFQACLKIEKFGDLILKATEPQMVLFNIYDDWLRSISSYTAFSRLILILRSLHVNNEKAKMLLKPDITVVTEPHHIWPSLTDDQWMKVEVALRDLILSDYAKKNNVNTSALTQSEIRDIILGAEITPPSLQRQQIAEIDDQAKAASQLTAVTTKTTNVHGDGMITTTTSPYEQEKFSSKTDWRVRAISATNLYLRVNHIYVNSEDIKETGYTYIMPKNILKKFICIADLRTQIAGYLYGISPPDNPQVKEIRCIAMPPQLGNHQQVNLPLQLPEHDFLNDLEPLGWMHTQPNELSQLSPQDVTSHARILENNKQWDGEKCIILTCSFTPGSCSLTAYKLTPSGYEWARAQKDTGSSLHGYLPTHSEKVQMLLSDRFLGFYMVPDSSPWNYNFMGAKHSTNLKYGVKLGTPKEYYHEEHRPTHYLEFIKMEEGETVEVEREDKFT; encoded by the exons ATGTGGAACGGTGCAATCAACAACGACAACAATCCAATGGCGAACCTGCCGCCGCTAGCGCCACCGGGAACAACCTCTATTCTACCGCCACCGGCCGTACAACCGTCTTACACCGTGCTTCAGCCGCCTCCGACGCCGCAACAGCCGGAATCCGCTGCCGATGCTGAGGCGAGGCTCGAGGAGAAGGCGCGTAAGTGGATGCAGCTTAATTCGAAGCGATACGGCGATAAGCGTAAGTTTGGATTTGTTGAGACGCAGAAAGAGGATATGCCTCCTGAACATGTTCGTAAAATTATACG GGACCATGGAGACATGTCATCCAAGAAATATCGCCATGACAAACGGGTGTATTTAGGGGCTCTTAAATTTGTACCACACGCAGTTTACAAGCTCCTTGAAAACATGCCCATGCCTTGGGAACAGGTCCGTGACGTCAAGGTTCTGTATCACATTACTGGTGCAATTACGTTTGTAAATGAAATACCATGGGTTGTTGAACCCATATATCTGGCACAGTGGGGTACTATGTGGATAATGAtgagaagagagaagagagaccGTCGCCACTTTAAAAGAATGAGGTTCCCTCCTTTTGATGATGAGGAGCCTCCACTGGATTATGCTGATAATGTCTTGGATGTGGACCCCCTGGAGCCAATCCAACTTGAATTGGACGAAGAAGAAGACTCTGCTGTGCATGCGTGGTTTTATGATCATAAACCTTTGGTCAAAACAAAACTTATCAATGGGCCAAGTTATCGAAAATGGCATCTTTCTCTGCCAATCATGGCAACATTATATCGGTTCGCTGGCCAGTTGCTCTCTGATTTGGTAGACCAGAATTACTTTTATCTATTCGACATGGAATCTTTCTTCACAGCAAAGGCATTGAATATGTGCATACCTG GAGGTCCAAAGTTTGAGCCTCTTTATCGTGATATGGAGAAAGGAGATGAGGACTGGAATGAGTTCAATGATATCAACAAGCTCATCATCAGATCACCTCTTCGAACAGAGTACAGAATAGCTTTTCCTCACCTTTACAACAATAGACCAAGAAAAGTAAGGCTTGGTGCTTACCACACGCCAATGATAATGTATATAAAAACTGAAGACCCAGATCTCCCAGCATTTTATTATGATCCCTTAATTCACCCAATAACTGCTGCTCAAAAGGATCGTCGTGAGAAGAAGGTTAATGAGGAGGATGACGATGGTGAATTCAAGCTTCCAGAAGGTGTAGAGCCACTGCTCATTGACACACAGCTATACACTGACACTACTGCAGCTGGGATTTCATTGTTGTATGCTCCAAGGCCATTTAATATGAGATCTGGTCGAACACGACGTGCTGAAGATATACCACTTGTCTCAGAGTGGTTCAAGGAGCACTG CCCGCCGTCATACCCTGTCAAAGTGAGAGTCAGCTATCAAAAACTATTAAAGTGTTTTGTGCTGAACGAGCTGCATCATAGACCCCCTAAAGCTCAGAAGAAAAAACATCTTTTCAGATCTCTTGCAGCTACCAAGTTTTTCCAGAGTACTGAACTTGATTGGGTTGAAGCTGGTCTTCAGGTCTGCAGGCAAGGGTACAATATGCTGAATCTTTTGATACATAGAAAAAATCTGAACTATCTGCATCTTGATTATAATTTCAATTTGAAACCTGTCAAGACGCTGACTACCAAGGAGCGTAAGAAATCTCGTTTTGGAAATGCTTTTCATCTTTGCCGTGAGATTCTGCGTTTGACAAAGCTTGTAGTGGATGCCAATGTTCAATTTCGCTTGGGCAATGTGGATGCGTTCCAACTGGCTGATGGCTTGCAATATATATTCTCACACGTGGGACAGCTGACCGGAATGTATAGGTACAAGTATAGGCTCATGAGACAGATCCGCATGTGCAAGGACTTGAAGCACTTGATTTATTATCGCTTCAATACTGGGCCGGTTGGGAAGGGACCTGGATGTGGTTTCTGGGCACCTATGTGGAGGGTGTGGCTTTTCTTCCTTCGTGGTATAGTACCGTTGCTGGAGAGGTGGTTGGGAAATCTGCTTGCAAGGCAGTTTGAGGGTCGCCATTCCAAAGGTGTGGCAAAGACTGTTACTAAGCAACGTGTTGAAAGTCACTTTGACTTGGAGCTTCGAGCTGCGGTTATGCATGATGTTCTTGATGCAATGCCGGAGGGTATTAAGCAAAACAAGGCAAGAGTTATATTGCAACATCTGAGTGAAGCTTGGCGTTGTTGGAAAGCAAACATCCCTTGGAAGGTCCCGGGTCTTCCTGTTCCAATAGAAAATATGATCCTTCGTTATGTCAAGTCAAAGGCAGATTGGTGGACAAATGTTGCCCATTATAACCGTGAACGCATCAGAAGAGGAGCTACAGTTGACAAGACAGTTTGTCGTAAAAATCTTGGACGGTTGACTCGCTTGTGGCTGAAGGCAGAGCAAGAGCGCCAGCACAATTATCTGAAGGATGGGCCATATGTTACACCAGAAGAAGCTGTGGCTATTTACACGACCACTGTACATTGGTTAGAGTCGAGAAAGTTCTCTCCAATTCCTTTTCCTCCTTTGTCATACAAGCATGACACCAAATTGCTTATCCTTGCTTTGGAGAGGTTGAAGGAATCATATAGTGCTGCTGTTAGATTGAATCAACAGCAGAGAGAAGAGTTGGGTCTTATCGAGCAGGCTTATGATAACCCACATGAGGCTTTATCGAGAATCAAACGTCATCTGCTCACTCAGCGTGCCTTTAAAGAAGTTGGCATTGAGTTCATGGATCTGTATAGTTACCTCATTCCTGTTTATGAGATTGAACCTCTTGAGAAGATTACCGATGCTTATCTTGATCAATATTTGTGGTATGAAGGGGATAAGAGGCACCTGTTTCCAAACTGGGTTAAGCCTGCTGATACGGAACCACCTCCTCTCCTGGTTTATAAATGGTGCCAAGGTATCAATAACTTGCAGAGCATATGGGACACAAGTGAGGGTCAGTGCGTGGTTATGCTGCAGACAAAATTTGAGAAGTTCTTTGAAAAGATCGATTTGACAATGTTGAATAGACTCTTGCGGTTGATTCTTGACCACAATATTGCTGATTATGTTACTGCAAAGAATAATGTGGTTTTGTCATACAAGGATATGAGTCACATAAACTCGTATGGGCTAATACGTGGACTTCAGTTTGCATCCTTTGTAGTACAGTATTATGGTATTGTGTTGGACCTTCTTCTCTTGGGCTTAACACGTGCCAGTGAACTTGCTGGACCACCTCAGATGCCAAATGAGTTCATGACTTACTGGGATACAAAGGTGGAAACCAGGCATCCCATCAGATTGTATTCTCGTTATATTGACAAGGTGCACATTTTATTCCGCTTCACTCATGAAGAAGCACGGGATCTTATCCAGCGATATCTTACTGAGCACCCTGATCCTAATAACGAGAATATGGTTGgatacaacaacaaaaagtgcTGGCCACGAGATGCTCGCATGAGGCTCATGAAGCATGATGTTAACCTAGGGAGAAGTGTTTTCTGGGATATGAAGAATCGCCTCCCACGAAGTATTACCACCTTAGAGTGGGAGAATGGCTTTGTGTCTGTCTATAGTAAGGATAATCCTAACTTGCTTTTCAGTATGTCGGGGTTTGAAGTACGGATATTGCCCAAGATTAGAATGACGCAAGAGGCTTTTAGCAACACTAAAGATGGCGTTTGGAACTTGCAGAATGAGCAGACCAAGGAGCGTACTTCTGTTGCGTTCTTGAGGGTTGATGATGAACACATGAAAGTGTTTGAAAATCGTGTCAGACAAATTCTTATGTCGTCAGGTTCTACTACATTCACGAAGATAGTAAACAAGTGGAACACTGCCCTGATTAGCCTAATGACATACTTTCGTGAAGCAACTGTACATACTCAGGAGCTGTTAGACCTGCTAGTTAAGTGTGAAAACAAGATCCAGACTCGTGTAAAGATAGGATTGAACTCAAAAATGCCTAGCAGGTTTCCGCCTGTCATTTTCTACACACCAAAGGAAATTGGTGGTCTTGGAATGCTTTCTATGGGTCACATCTTGATTCCACAAAGTGATCTTCGATACAGTAAACAGACTGATGTTGGTGTGACCCACTTCAGAAGTGGGATGAGCCATGAAGAGGACCAGCTGATTCCAAATCTTTATCGCTACATACAACCTTGGGAAAGTGAGTTCATTGATTCTCAGAGAGTTTGGGCTGAGTATGCACTGAAGAGGCAGGAAGCCCAGTCACAGAATAGGCGTCTAACTCTGGAGGATCTGGAAGATTCCTGGGATCGTGGGATACCTAGAATCAATACTTTGTTCCAGAAGGACCGTCACACTTTGGCCTATGACAAAGGATGGAGAGTCCGCACAGATTTTAAGCAATATCAAGTTTTGAAGCAAAATCCTTTCTGGTGGACTCATCAACGCCATGATGGAAAACTTTGGAACTTGAATAATTATAGAACTGATGTCATTCAGGCATTAGGAGGAGTTGAAGGAATTTTGGAGCACACACTATTCAAAGGTACATATTTCCCTACATGGGAGGGTCTCTTCTGGGAGAAGGCTTCAGGTTTTGAGGAATCGATGAAGTACAAAAAATTGACAAATGCACAGAGATCCGGGTTAAACCAGATTCCCAATCGTAGATTTACTCTATGGTGGTCTCCTACGATCAATCGAGCCAATGTCTATGTGGGTTTCCAGGTGCAGCTTGATCTAACTGGAATATTTATGCACGGAAAGATTCCTACGTTGAAGATTTCTTTGATTCAGATATTCCGTGCACATTTATGGCAAAAGGTCCATGAAAGTGTTGTCATGGATCTTTGTCAAGTTTTGGATCAGGAGTTGGATGCATTGGAGATCGAAACAGTCCAAAAGGAGACTATACATCCTCGAAAGAGTTACAAAATGAACAGTTCATGTGCAGACATACTTCTCTTTGCTGCTCATAGGTGGCCTATGTCAAAACCTAGTCTTGTGGCTGAGACAACGGATGTGTTCGACCAGAAGGCAAGCAATAAATATTGGATCGATGTGCAGCTTCGTTGGGGGGATTATGATTCTCATGATATTGAGCGTTACACTCGAGCCAAATTTTTGGATTACACAACCGATAACATGTCTATCTATCCGTCTCCTACAGGAGTAATGATAGGGCTGGATCTGGCGTACAATTTGCATTCTGCTTTTGGTAACTGGTTTCCTGGTTCAAAACCGTTGCTTGCGCAAGCAATGAATAAGATCATGAAG TCAAATCCGGCACTTTATGTTTTGAGAGAGCGTATAAGGAAAGGTTTGCAGCTGTATTCTTCTGAACCCACTGAGCCATATCTGTCATCTCAAAACTATGGTGAGATATTCAGCAACCAGATCATATGGTTCGTCGACGATACTAATGTCTATCGTGTTACAATTCACAAAACATTTGAAGGAAATCTAACCACCAAGCCCATTAATGGTGCTATTTTCATATTTAATCCTCGGACTGGACAGCTCTTTTTGAAG GTTATTCACACTACTGTATGGGCGGGGCAAAAGCGTCTGGGTCAGTTGGCCAAGTGGAAAACAGCTGAAGAAGTAGCTGCGCTAGTGCGGTCATTACCTGTTGAGGAACAACCAAAGCAAATTATTGTGACACGTAAAGGAATGTTGGATCCTTTGGAAGTTCACTTGCTTGATTTCCCAAACATAGTTATAAAAGGAAGTGAACTGCAACTTCCTTTCCAGGCCTGCTTAAAGATTGAGAAATTTGGTGACCTAATTCTGAAGGCCACAGAGCCACAGATGGTTTTGTTTAACATATATGATGACTGGTTGAGGAGTATATCTTCTTATACGGCGTTCTCTCGGCTAATCCTCATCCTCCGATCACTTCATGTTAACAATGAAAAGGCCAAGATGTTACTGAAGCCTGACATAACTGTTGTCACTGAACCACATCACATATGGCCTTCTCTCACTGATGATCAATGGATGAAG GTTGAGGTTGCCCTGAGAGACCTTATACTTTCTGACTATGCCAAGAAGAACAACGTGAACACGTCTGCCTTGACGCAGTCTGAGATTCGTGATATCATTCTTGGAGCTGAGATAACTCCCCCATCTCTGCAGAGACAGCAAATTGCTGAGATTGATGATCAG GCAAAGGCAGCTAGTCAATTAACTGCTGTCACAACAAAAACGACAAATGTGCATGGTGATGGTATGATCACCACCACCACAAGTCCTTATGAGCAGGAAAAGTTTAGCTCAAAGACTGATTGGCGTGTCAGAGCTATATCTGCTACAAATCTTTACTTGCGTGTAAATCATATCTACGTTAACTCAGAGGACATCAAG GAAACGGGATACACTTACATTATGCCAAAGAACATTCTAAAGAAGTTCATCTGTATAGCAGATTTACGAACACAGATTGCAGGATACTTATATGGCATTAGTCCGCCAGACAATCCTCAGGTCAAAGAGATTCGCTGTATTGCGATGCCACCACAGTTGGGAAATCACCAGCAGGTGAATCTGCCGTTGCAGCTTCCAGAGCATGATTTCCTGAATGATTTGGAACCTTTAGGGTGGATGCATACACAGCCAAATGAGCTTTCTCAGCTATCGCCACAG GATGTAACAAGTCATGCTCGCATCTTGGAGAACAACAAACAGTGGGATGGAGAGAAATGCATTATCCTAACATGCAGTTTCACCCCAGGTTCATGTTCATTAACTGCATACAAGCTTACTCCATCTGGTTATGAATGGGCTCGTGCTCAAAAGGATACTGGGAGCAGCCTTCACGGGTATCTTCCGACTCACTCTGAGAAGGTTCAGATGCTTCTCAGTGATCGGTTCCTTGGGTTCTACATG GTTCCTGATAGTAGTCCGTGGAATTACAACTTCATGGGTGCCAAGCATTCAACGAACCTGAAATACGGGGTCAAGCTTGGGACGCCCAAGGAGTACTACCATGAGGAGCACCGACCCACTCACTACCTCGAGTTCATCAAAATGGAGGAGGGAGAGACTGTTGAGGTTGAAAGAGAAGATAAGTTCACTTGA